In Gossypium hirsutum isolate 1008001.06 chromosome D06, Gossypium_hirsutum_v2.1, whole genome shotgun sequence, one genomic interval encodes:
- the LOC107942256 gene encoding kinesin-like protein KIN-7J isoform X1, with translation MIEDSEFQGPGEKIFVSVRIRPLNDKERKSDWECINNDTIIFKNSLPERSMFPAAYTFDRVYDCDCPTKQVYDEGAKHIALSVLNGINSSIFAYGQTSSGKTYTMRGITEYAVADIYDYIEKHKEREFVVKFSAMEIYNEAVRDLLSLDSTPLRLLDDPERGTVVERLAEETLRDKDHLEELLSICEAQRQIGETALNETSSRSHQILRLTIESSAREYAGAENSSILSASVNFVDLAGSERASQTLSAGTRLKEGCHINRSLLTLGTVIRKLSKGRNSHVPYRDSKLTRILQNALGGNARTAIICTMSPDRSHVEQSRNTLSFASCAKEVTTNAQVNLVMSDKALVKQLQRELAKLENEMKSLGSAPVKRDTASLLREKELLIEQMAKEIEELTRQRDLAQSRVENLLLSVREVQMLKSGEYSSNSSEVTNVPCTVDYSNHKDIVTPSVPITNNNNQYDGHPENSEEECHLDGITTKFVEPDPSKGWDKVAQKIDEKFEDNCKEVRCIEFEDSSIEMNEKEKVASLNPENNEGKPTVETNELWIDHVEDGKPATKEAVIKEIEADNLSADPEEEQGKVSLTETELSIEKQEGDDLSSNPKENVEDLRSSHVNKDETCEALKQKVQELQKTIKFLVRYHIMGDSPALLDAASSASSMSRSRSCKAIVTTMPSSPRFEKSQQNETVPTFTEAEKDFIERAKTLSQKLSNSKDDNRNEKMSRCNSQASITSGSTEEQSVKDIDVEETCSEVNFPPRPWKSFASGSKRRTSFSIDFSEGGCDTKTCQEKQIDKNLVPETKTENSQETNHSTKLHSSWPEEFENLQRTIIELWDKCNVPLIHRTYFILLFKGDPSDSVYMEVELRRLSFLKNSMSSLGINGWKDSPIDTAASSAKDLMRERRMLYKQIQKKFSKKQREELYKKWGIGLNTKQRSSQLARRLWTNTQDMGHVKESAALVAKLLGLVEPSQAPKEVVGLSILPRSVTRRSSSWKNVIPPLL, from the exons ATGATTGAAGATTCAGAATTTCAAGGGCCAGGAGAGAAAATTTTCGTTTCTGTTAGAATAAGGCCATTGAACGATAAAGAGAGAAAATCTGATTGGGAATGCATTAACAATGACACCATTATTTTCAAGAATAGCTTGCCTGAACGCTCTATGTTCCCTGCCGCTTACACATTTG ACAGAGTATATGACTGTGACTGCCCTACGAAACAAGTATATGATGAAGGAGCTAAACACATTGCACTTTCAGTACTAAATGGCATCAATT CAAGCATATTTGCATATGGGCAAACAAGTAGTGGAAAGACATATACAATGAGGGGAATCACTGAATATGCAGTAGCAGATATATATGATTACATTGAAAAG CATAAAGAAAGAGAATTTGTGGTGAAATTCTCTGCCATGGAGATTTATAATGAAGCTGTGAGAGATCTCCTTAGCTTGGATAGTACCCCACTCAGACTCCTAGATGATCCAGAG AGGGGAACCGTTGTGGAGAGACTAGCCGAGGAGACTCTAAGAGACAAGGACCATCTTGAGGAGCTCCTTTCTATATGTGAAG CTCAAAGGCAGATAGGAGAGACCGCTTTGAACGAAACTAGCTCGAGATCGCATCAGATTTTACGGCTG ACGATTGAAAGCTCAGCTCGTGAATATGCCGGAGCCGAAAATTCAAGCATTCTTTCAGCTTCAGTG AACTTTGTTGATTTAGCTGGAAGTGAGCGTGCCTCTCAGACCTTATCTGCTGGTACAAGATTGAAAGAAGGCTGCCACATAAATCGGAGTTTATTAACTCTCGGAACTGTGATTCGCAAACTAAG CAAGGGCAGAAATAGCCATGTACCTTACAGAGACTCTAAGCTAACACGCATACTCCAGAATGCCTTAGGAGGCAATGCCAGAACAGCCATCATTTGCACTATGAGTCCCGACCGCAGTCATGTCGAGCAATCGAGAAACACTCTCTCATTTGCGAGTTGTGCTAAAGAGGTAACAACTAATGCACAGGTCAATTTAGTTATGTCAGATAAGGCATTAGTAAAGCAATTGCAAAGAGAATTGGCTAAACTGGAGAATGAAATGAAGAGCTTGGGCTCAGCTCCAGTCAAACGTGATACTGCTAGCTTGCTAAGAGAAAAAGAGCTACTCATTGAGCAG ATGGCCAAAGAGATTGAAGAATTGACTCGACAACGTGATCTAGCTCAATCTCGAGTTGAGAATTTGCTTCTGTCGGTTAGAGAAGTTCAAATGCTAAAGAGTGGAGAATATTCATCGAATTCGTCAGAAGTGACCAATGTTCCATGTACGGTTGATTACAGCAATCATAAGGATATTGTTACACCTAGTGTGCCTATAACCAACAACAACAACCAATATGATGGGCATCCAGAGAACTCTGAAGAGGAATGTCATCTCGATGGCATCACTACGAAGTTCGTTGAGCCTGATCCAAGCAAGGGTTGGGACAAGGTTGCTCAAAAAATAGATGAAAAGTTCGAAGATAACTGCAAGGAAGTTCGATGCATTGAATTCGAAGATTCGAGTATTGagatgaatgaaaaagaaaaagttgcctCTTTGAATCCTGAGAACAATGAAGGGAAACCAACCGTTGAAACCAATGAGTTATGGATCGATCATGTGGAAGATGGAAAACCGGCCACGAAGGAGGCTGTTATCAAGGAAATCGAAGCTGATAATTTATCAGCTGATCCTGAGGAAGAGCAAGGAAAAGTATCCCTAACCGAGACAGAACTGAGTATCGAAAAGCAGGAAGGTGATGACTTGTCCAGTAATCCAAAGGAAAATGTAGAAGATTTACGATCAAGTCATGTTAATAAAGATGAAACTTGTGAGGCATTGAAACAAAAAGTACAGGAACTACAAAAGACCATTAAGTTCCTTGTTAGGTATCACATTATGGGGGATTCACCTGCTTTATTAGATGCAGCTAGCTCCGCTAGTAGCATGAGTAGGAGCAGAAGCTGTAAGGCGATCGTCACGACAATGCCATCTTCACCTAGGTTCGAGAAATCACAACAGAATGAAACCGTACCCACTTTCACAGAAGCTGAAAAGGACTTCATCGAAAGAGCTAAAACCCTTTCTCAAAAGCTTTCTAACTCGAAAGACGATAACAGAAATGAAAAGATGTCTAGATGTAACTCTCAAGCTTCTATTACTAGTGGTTCCACTGAAGAACAAAGTGTAAAAGATATTGATGTGGAAGAAACCTGTAGTGAAGTCAATTTTCCTCCTCGACCATGGAAATCATTTGCTAGTGGTTCCAAGAGAAGAACTTCCTTCTCCATTGATTTTTCCGAAGGTGGTTGTGACACAAAAACATGTCAAGAAAAGCAAATTGATAAGAATTTG GTACCTGAAACCAAGACTGAGAACTCACAGGAAACTAACCATTCTACGAAACTGCACTCGAGTTGGCCTGAAGAATTCGAGAATCTGCAGAGAACGATAATCGAGCTTTGGGATAAATGCAACGTACCATTAATCCACAGAACCTATTTCATCTTGCTTTTCAAAGGTGATCCTTCTGATTCTGTGTATATGGAGGTAGAGCTCAGAAGATTGTCTTTTTTGAAGAACTCAATGTCTTCATTGGGAATAAATGGTTGGAAAGATAGTCCAATTGACACAGCTGCTTCAAG TGCAAAGGATTTGATGCGTGAGAGAAGAATGTTATACAAGCAAATACAGAAGAAGTTCTCGAAAAAACAGAGAGAGGAACTATACAAGAAGTGGGGAATTGGGTTGAACACAAAGCAGAGGAGCTCACAGTTAGCCCGCCGTTTATGGACAAACACACAAGACATGGGACATGTGAAGGAAAGTGCAGCTCTGGTAGCCAAGTTATTGGGTCTTGTGGAACCAAGTCAAGCACCCAAGGAAGTAGTTGGACTCAGTATCTTGCCCCGATCCGTAACCCGAAGATCCAGCAGCTGGAAAAATGTCATTCCTCCTCTGTTATAG
- the LOC107942256 gene encoding kinesin-like protein KIN-7J isoform X2 yields the protein MIEDSEFQGPGEKIFVSVRIRPLNDKERKSDWECINNDTIIFKNSLPERSMFPAAYTFDRVYDCDCPTKQVYDEGAKHIALSVLNGINSSIFAYGQTSSGKTYTMRGITEYAVADIYDYIEKHKEREFVVKFSAMEIYNEAVRDLLSLDSTPLRLLDDPERGTVVERLAEETLRDKDHLEELLSICEAQRQIGETALNETSSRSHQILRLTIESSAREYAGAENSSILSASVNFVDLAGSERASQTLSAGTRLKEGCHINRSLLTLGTVIRKLSKGRNSHVPYRDSKLTRILQNALGGNARTAIICTMSPDRSHVEQSRNTLSFASCAKEMAKEIEELTRQRDLAQSRVENLLLSVREVQMLKSGEYSSNSSEVTNVPCTVDYSNHKDIVTPSVPITNNNNQYDGHPENSEEECHLDGITTKFVEPDPSKGWDKVAQKIDEKFEDNCKEVRCIEFEDSSIEMNEKEKVASLNPENNEGKPTVETNELWIDHVEDGKPATKEAVIKEIEADNLSADPEEEQGKVSLTETELSIEKQEGDDLSSNPKENVEDLRSSHVNKDETCEALKQKVQELQKTIKFLVRYHIMGDSPALLDAASSASSMSRSRSCKAIVTTMPSSPRFEKSQQNETVPTFTEAEKDFIERAKTLSQKLSNSKDDNRNEKMSRCNSQASITSGSTEEQSVKDIDVEETCSEVNFPPRPWKSFASGSKRRTSFSIDFSEGGCDTKTCQEKQIDKNLVPETKTENSQETNHSTKLHSSWPEEFENLQRTIIELWDKCNVPLIHRTYFILLFKGDPSDSVYMEVELRRLSFLKNSMSSLGINGWKDSPIDTAASSAKDLMRERRMLYKQIQKKFSKKQREELYKKWGIGLNTKQRSSQLARRLWTNTQDMGHVKESAALVAKLLGLVEPSQAPKEVVGLSILPRSVTRRSSSWKNVIPPLL from the exons ATGATTGAAGATTCAGAATTTCAAGGGCCAGGAGAGAAAATTTTCGTTTCTGTTAGAATAAGGCCATTGAACGATAAAGAGAGAAAATCTGATTGGGAATGCATTAACAATGACACCATTATTTTCAAGAATAGCTTGCCTGAACGCTCTATGTTCCCTGCCGCTTACACATTTG ACAGAGTATATGACTGTGACTGCCCTACGAAACAAGTATATGATGAAGGAGCTAAACACATTGCACTTTCAGTACTAAATGGCATCAATT CAAGCATATTTGCATATGGGCAAACAAGTAGTGGAAAGACATATACAATGAGGGGAATCACTGAATATGCAGTAGCAGATATATATGATTACATTGAAAAG CATAAAGAAAGAGAATTTGTGGTGAAATTCTCTGCCATGGAGATTTATAATGAAGCTGTGAGAGATCTCCTTAGCTTGGATAGTACCCCACTCAGACTCCTAGATGATCCAGAG AGGGGAACCGTTGTGGAGAGACTAGCCGAGGAGACTCTAAGAGACAAGGACCATCTTGAGGAGCTCCTTTCTATATGTGAAG CTCAAAGGCAGATAGGAGAGACCGCTTTGAACGAAACTAGCTCGAGATCGCATCAGATTTTACGGCTG ACGATTGAAAGCTCAGCTCGTGAATATGCCGGAGCCGAAAATTCAAGCATTCTTTCAGCTTCAGTG AACTTTGTTGATTTAGCTGGAAGTGAGCGTGCCTCTCAGACCTTATCTGCTGGTACAAGATTGAAAGAAGGCTGCCACATAAATCGGAGTTTATTAACTCTCGGAACTGTGATTCGCAAACTAAG CAAGGGCAGAAATAGCCATGTACCTTACAGAGACTCTAAGCTAACACGCATACTCCAGAATGCCTTAGGAGGCAATGCCAGAACAGCCATCATTTGCACTATGAGTCCCGACCGCAGTCATGTCGAGCAATCGAGAAACACTCTCTCATTTGCGAGTTGTGCTAAAGAG ATGGCCAAAGAGATTGAAGAATTGACTCGACAACGTGATCTAGCTCAATCTCGAGTTGAGAATTTGCTTCTGTCGGTTAGAGAAGTTCAAATGCTAAAGAGTGGAGAATATTCATCGAATTCGTCAGAAGTGACCAATGTTCCATGTACGGTTGATTACAGCAATCATAAGGATATTGTTACACCTAGTGTGCCTATAACCAACAACAACAACCAATATGATGGGCATCCAGAGAACTCTGAAGAGGAATGTCATCTCGATGGCATCACTACGAAGTTCGTTGAGCCTGATCCAAGCAAGGGTTGGGACAAGGTTGCTCAAAAAATAGATGAAAAGTTCGAAGATAACTGCAAGGAAGTTCGATGCATTGAATTCGAAGATTCGAGTATTGagatgaatgaaaaagaaaaagttgcctCTTTGAATCCTGAGAACAATGAAGGGAAACCAACCGTTGAAACCAATGAGTTATGGATCGATCATGTGGAAGATGGAAAACCGGCCACGAAGGAGGCTGTTATCAAGGAAATCGAAGCTGATAATTTATCAGCTGATCCTGAGGAAGAGCAAGGAAAAGTATCCCTAACCGAGACAGAACTGAGTATCGAAAAGCAGGAAGGTGATGACTTGTCCAGTAATCCAAAGGAAAATGTAGAAGATTTACGATCAAGTCATGTTAATAAAGATGAAACTTGTGAGGCATTGAAACAAAAAGTACAGGAACTACAAAAGACCATTAAGTTCCTTGTTAGGTATCACATTATGGGGGATTCACCTGCTTTATTAGATGCAGCTAGCTCCGCTAGTAGCATGAGTAGGAGCAGAAGCTGTAAGGCGATCGTCACGACAATGCCATCTTCACCTAGGTTCGAGAAATCACAACAGAATGAAACCGTACCCACTTTCACAGAAGCTGAAAAGGACTTCATCGAAAGAGCTAAAACCCTTTCTCAAAAGCTTTCTAACTCGAAAGACGATAACAGAAATGAAAAGATGTCTAGATGTAACTCTCAAGCTTCTATTACTAGTGGTTCCACTGAAGAACAAAGTGTAAAAGATATTGATGTGGAAGAAACCTGTAGTGAAGTCAATTTTCCTCCTCGACCATGGAAATCATTTGCTAGTGGTTCCAAGAGAAGAACTTCCTTCTCCATTGATTTTTCCGAAGGTGGTTGTGACACAAAAACATGTCAAGAAAAGCAAATTGATAAGAATTTG GTACCTGAAACCAAGACTGAGAACTCACAGGAAACTAACCATTCTACGAAACTGCACTCGAGTTGGCCTGAAGAATTCGAGAATCTGCAGAGAACGATAATCGAGCTTTGGGATAAATGCAACGTACCATTAATCCACAGAACCTATTTCATCTTGCTTTTCAAAGGTGATCCTTCTGATTCTGTGTATATGGAGGTAGAGCTCAGAAGATTGTCTTTTTTGAAGAACTCAATGTCTTCATTGGGAATAAATGGTTGGAAAGATAGTCCAATTGACACAGCTGCTTCAAG TGCAAAGGATTTGATGCGTGAGAGAAGAATGTTATACAAGCAAATACAGAAGAAGTTCTCGAAAAAACAGAGAGAGGAACTATACAAGAAGTGGGGAATTGGGTTGAACACAAAGCAGAGGAGCTCACAGTTAGCCCGCCGTTTATGGACAAACACACAAGACATGGGACATGTGAAGGAAAGTGCAGCTCTGGTAGCCAAGTTATTGGGTCTTGTGGAACCAAGTCAAGCACCCAAGGAAGTAGTTGGACTCAGTATCTTGCCCCGATCCGTAACCCGAAGATCCAGCAGCTGGAAAAATGTCATTCCTCCTCTGTTATAG
- the LOC107942256 gene encoding kinesin-like protein KIN-7I isoform X3 encodes MRGITEYAVADIYDYIEKHKEREFVVKFSAMEIYNEAVRDLLSLDSTPLRLLDDPERGTVVERLAEETLRDKDHLEELLSICEAQRQIGETALNETSSRSHQILRLTIESSAREYAGAENSSILSASVNFVDLAGSERASQTLSAGTRLKEGCHINRSLLTLGTVIRKLSKGRNSHVPYRDSKLTRILQNALGGNARTAIICTMSPDRSHVEQSRNTLSFASCAKEVTTNAQVNLVMSDKALVKQLQRELAKLENEMKSLGSAPVKRDTASLLREKELLIEQMAKEIEELTRQRDLAQSRVENLLLSVREVQMLKSGEYSSNSSEVTNVPCTVDYSNHKDIVTPSVPITNNNNQYDGHPENSEEECHLDGITTKFVEPDPSKGWDKVAQKIDEKFEDNCKEVRCIEFEDSSIEMNEKEKVASLNPENNEGKPTVETNELWIDHVEDGKPATKEAVIKEIEADNLSADPEEEQGKVSLTETELSIEKQEGDDLSSNPKENVEDLRSSHVNKDETCEALKQKVQELQKTIKFLVRYHIMGDSPALLDAASSASSMSRSRSCKAIVTTMPSSPRFEKSQQNETVPTFTEAEKDFIERAKTLSQKLSNSKDDNRNEKMSRCNSQASITSGSTEEQSVKDIDVEETCSEVNFPPRPWKSFASGSKRRTSFSIDFSEGGCDTKTCQEKQIDKNLVPETKTENSQETNHSTKLHSSWPEEFENLQRTIIELWDKCNVPLIHRTYFILLFKGDPSDSVYMEVELRRLSFLKNSMSSLGINGWKDSPIDTAASSAKDLMRERRMLYKQIQKKFSKKQREELYKKWGIGLNTKQRSSQLARRLWTNTQDMGHVKESAALVAKLLGLVEPSQAPKEVVGLSILPRSVTRRSSSWKNVIPPLL; translated from the exons ATGAGGGGAATCACTGAATATGCAGTAGCAGATATATATGATTACATTGAAAAG CATAAAGAAAGAGAATTTGTGGTGAAATTCTCTGCCATGGAGATTTATAATGAAGCTGTGAGAGATCTCCTTAGCTTGGATAGTACCCCACTCAGACTCCTAGATGATCCAGAG AGGGGAACCGTTGTGGAGAGACTAGCCGAGGAGACTCTAAGAGACAAGGACCATCTTGAGGAGCTCCTTTCTATATGTGAAG CTCAAAGGCAGATAGGAGAGACCGCTTTGAACGAAACTAGCTCGAGATCGCATCAGATTTTACGGCTG ACGATTGAAAGCTCAGCTCGTGAATATGCCGGAGCCGAAAATTCAAGCATTCTTTCAGCTTCAGTG AACTTTGTTGATTTAGCTGGAAGTGAGCGTGCCTCTCAGACCTTATCTGCTGGTACAAGATTGAAAGAAGGCTGCCACATAAATCGGAGTTTATTAACTCTCGGAACTGTGATTCGCAAACTAAG CAAGGGCAGAAATAGCCATGTACCTTACAGAGACTCTAAGCTAACACGCATACTCCAGAATGCCTTAGGAGGCAATGCCAGAACAGCCATCATTTGCACTATGAGTCCCGACCGCAGTCATGTCGAGCAATCGAGAAACACTCTCTCATTTGCGAGTTGTGCTAAAGAGGTAACAACTAATGCACAGGTCAATTTAGTTATGTCAGATAAGGCATTAGTAAAGCAATTGCAAAGAGAATTGGCTAAACTGGAGAATGAAATGAAGAGCTTGGGCTCAGCTCCAGTCAAACGTGATACTGCTAGCTTGCTAAGAGAAAAAGAGCTACTCATTGAGCAG ATGGCCAAAGAGATTGAAGAATTGACTCGACAACGTGATCTAGCTCAATCTCGAGTTGAGAATTTGCTTCTGTCGGTTAGAGAAGTTCAAATGCTAAAGAGTGGAGAATATTCATCGAATTCGTCAGAAGTGACCAATGTTCCATGTACGGTTGATTACAGCAATCATAAGGATATTGTTACACCTAGTGTGCCTATAACCAACAACAACAACCAATATGATGGGCATCCAGAGAACTCTGAAGAGGAATGTCATCTCGATGGCATCACTACGAAGTTCGTTGAGCCTGATCCAAGCAAGGGTTGGGACAAGGTTGCTCAAAAAATAGATGAAAAGTTCGAAGATAACTGCAAGGAAGTTCGATGCATTGAATTCGAAGATTCGAGTATTGagatgaatgaaaaagaaaaagttgcctCTTTGAATCCTGAGAACAATGAAGGGAAACCAACCGTTGAAACCAATGAGTTATGGATCGATCATGTGGAAGATGGAAAACCGGCCACGAAGGAGGCTGTTATCAAGGAAATCGAAGCTGATAATTTATCAGCTGATCCTGAGGAAGAGCAAGGAAAAGTATCCCTAACCGAGACAGAACTGAGTATCGAAAAGCAGGAAGGTGATGACTTGTCCAGTAATCCAAAGGAAAATGTAGAAGATTTACGATCAAGTCATGTTAATAAAGATGAAACTTGTGAGGCATTGAAACAAAAAGTACAGGAACTACAAAAGACCATTAAGTTCCTTGTTAGGTATCACATTATGGGGGATTCACCTGCTTTATTAGATGCAGCTAGCTCCGCTAGTAGCATGAGTAGGAGCAGAAGCTGTAAGGCGATCGTCACGACAATGCCATCTTCACCTAGGTTCGAGAAATCACAACAGAATGAAACCGTACCCACTTTCACAGAAGCTGAAAAGGACTTCATCGAAAGAGCTAAAACCCTTTCTCAAAAGCTTTCTAACTCGAAAGACGATAACAGAAATGAAAAGATGTCTAGATGTAACTCTCAAGCTTCTATTACTAGTGGTTCCACTGAAGAACAAAGTGTAAAAGATATTGATGTGGAAGAAACCTGTAGTGAAGTCAATTTTCCTCCTCGACCATGGAAATCATTTGCTAGTGGTTCCAAGAGAAGAACTTCCTTCTCCATTGATTTTTCCGAAGGTGGTTGTGACACAAAAACATGTCAAGAAAAGCAAATTGATAAGAATTTG GTACCTGAAACCAAGACTGAGAACTCACAGGAAACTAACCATTCTACGAAACTGCACTCGAGTTGGCCTGAAGAATTCGAGAATCTGCAGAGAACGATAATCGAGCTTTGGGATAAATGCAACGTACCATTAATCCACAGAACCTATTTCATCTTGCTTTTCAAAGGTGATCCTTCTGATTCTGTGTATATGGAGGTAGAGCTCAGAAGATTGTCTTTTTTGAAGAACTCAATGTCTTCATTGGGAATAAATGGTTGGAAAGATAGTCCAATTGACACAGCTGCTTCAAG TGCAAAGGATTTGATGCGTGAGAGAAGAATGTTATACAAGCAAATACAGAAGAAGTTCTCGAAAAAACAGAGAGAGGAACTATACAAGAAGTGGGGAATTGGGTTGAACACAAAGCAGAGGAGCTCACAGTTAGCCCGCCGTTTATGGACAAACACACAAGACATGGGACATGTGAAGGAAAGTGCAGCTCTGGTAGCCAAGTTATTGGGTCTTGTGGAACCAAGTCAAGCACCCAAGGAAGTAGTTGGACTCAGTATCTTGCCCCGATCCGTAACCCGAAGATCCAGCAGCTGGAAAAATGTCATTCCTCCTCTGTTATAG